GGTGGCGGCACCGACCGGTCATGGCTCCGCTCCAccacctctgcctctgcctctgcctcccgctgctgctgccgccgcccgcggccccggtgccggtgccggtcCCGGCCCCCCGCACCGACTGGGCCGCCTGCAGGAACTTCTCCCGGgatctgctgcagctggtggcgACCATCAAGGAGCCGCATCGAGTCCTGGTGAGCGGatggggaggggcaggggcaaAACGGGGGTGATCGGGGGTCTGCGGGGGTCCACAGGCACTAGAAGTTGCCCCGAGGGtgcggggtgctgggggaggtgggaacCCTGCTGActccctgctgccaggaggagaTTCACCTGAGCATGGAGGATCCCAAGAATTGGCCCCCCCGGATCGGCTGCAGTGATGCCTGTGACCCCTCCACCCTGGACACCAACAACACGGtaccgggggctggggggtgctgggggggggcgcggcgggacAGCCAGGGGGTCTCAGGGGTGCTGAGGGATGTACCTGTGGGTCCCAGGCATGCCTGATGgtcccagggatgctgggggtCCCAGGGATGCTGAAGGGTGCACCTGACGTTCCCAGGGATGCTGAGGGGTGTGTCTGTGGGTCGCTAGGATAATGGGTtttcccagggatgctgggggtCCCAGGGGTGCTAGCGGTTGTGCCTGTGGGTCCCAGGAATGATAGGGGTTCCCAGGGATGCTAAGGGATGCACCTGACATGCCCAGGGATGCTGAGGGGTGTGCCTGTGGGTCCCAGGGATACTGGGGGTCCCAGGGATGCTCGGGGCTGTGCCTATGGgtcccagggatgctgggggtCCCAGGGATGCTCGGGGTTTGCAGGGATGCTTGGGGGTGTGCCTGTGGGTCCCAGGGATGCCGGGGGTTTCCAGGGGTGCCAGGGGATGTGTTGGGGTCCCCAGCTCACAGCCCACTCCTCACAGCGCTGCCTGCAGCGGATCCTTCAGGGGCTGCAGCACTACCGGGTCCTGCTGGGCTCCGACATCTTCACCAACCGCCGCCTGCCCACGCTGGAGTCCACGCTGGACCAGCTGCTGGGCCTCGTCcaggtgaggggctgggggggcggggcagaCTTGAGGGAGCCCATTCCCCTCAAGGCCGGGGAACTGGGGGCCCATCACCGCGGCCTCGGGCCCCCTaaccctcctctccctgcagcaggagcacggccgccccccgcgccccacCATGGCTCCCAGCGAGGCCTGGGCACGGGCATTGCTGCAACGCTTGGCACTCCAACGGCTCCAGTCCTTCACCACCATCATGAGCCGCGTCTTCAGCCACAGCGCCAGCCCCCGCTGAGGCCGTCCCGCCTGCGGACCCCCCCTGTTATTTATTCCCCTCCCCGCTGAGGGACTATTTATGTGTGATGCTCCCTATTTATCTCGGGTATTTATGGGTTTCTAATAAAGGTCggaagcagaggagcagctccCTGTCTACGGCGCAACGCGGGTCTGCTCGCAGGTAGCTGGGGCAAGAAGGGGTTTATTTacagggggggcggggggagt
Above is a window of Falco biarmicus isolate bFalBia1 chromosome 19, bFalBia1.pri, whole genome shotgun sequence DNA encoding:
- the IL23A gene encoding interleukin-23 subunit alpha encodes the protein MAPLHHLCLCLCLPLLLPPPAAPVPVPVPAPRTDWAACRNFSRDLLQLVATIKEPHRVLEEIHLSMEDPKNWPPRIGCSDACDPSTLDTNNTRCLQRILQGLQHYRVLLGSDIFTNRRLPTLESTLDQLLGLVQQEHGRPPRPTMAPSEAWARALLQRLALQRLQSFTTIMSRVFSHSASPR